The nucleotide sequence TCGCAGAACACTTCTTTGAAATGGAAAACCCCATGCAACTGATCTGGCTGCGCAGCGACCTGCGCCTCAACGACAACACCGCGCTGGCAGCCGCCGCGGCCCGAGGACCCTGCGTGGCGGTGTACCTGACAAGTCCTGAGCAATGGCGCGCCCATGACGATGCACCGTGCAAGATCGATTTCTGGCTGCGCAACCTGGCGTCGTTGAGCACAGCCTTGGGTGAACTGAACATTCCCTTGTTGATCCGCCACGCGCCGCACTGGCATCAGGCACCGTCGGTACTGCTCACGCTGTGCCGCGAACTGAACATCGACACCGTTCATGTCAACGAAGAATACGGTGTGAATGAAACCCGCCGCGATACCGAAGCAGCCCGGACTTTGAAAGCCCAGGGCATCGAGTTCCATAGCCATCTCGACCAGTTGCTGTTCAAGCCCGGCAGCGTACTGACCCGGACCGGCACTTACTTCCAGGTGTTCAGCCAGTTTCGCAAAGTCTGCTACAGCCGCCTGCACCTCTCACTGCCGAGCCTGGTCCCCGCACCGTCCCGACAGGCTCCGACCGGTATCCACAGCGACCCGGTGCCGATGCGGGTCGAAGGATTTGCTTCTCCCGGTGATGCGCTGCGTGCCCTCTGGCCCGCCGGTGAAAACGAAGCCCGGCGACGCCTGGACGCCTTTGTCGATCAACACCTGGACGTTTACCAAAGCGAACGGGACTTCCCGGCCCGGCCTGGCACCAGCCAGCTTTCAGCCTACCTGGTGGCTGGCGTGGTCTCGCCGCGCCAGTGCCTGCATGCCGCGTTGCAAGCCAACCAGGGTGAATTCGAGAGCGGAAGCGTCGGTGCCGTAACCTGG is from Pseudomonas sp. B21-056 and encodes:
- the phrB gene encoding deoxyribodipyrimidine photo-lyase, producing the protein MQLIWLRSDLRLNDNTALAAAAARGPCVAVYLTSPEQWRAHDDAPCKIDFWLRNLASLSTALGELNIPLLIRHAPHWHQAPSVLLTLCRELNIDTVHVNEEYGVNETRRDTEAARTLKAQGIEFHSHLDQLLFKPGSVLTRTGTYFQVFSQFRKVCYSRLHLSLPSLVPAPSRQAPTGIHSDPVPMRVEGFASPGDALRALWPAGENEARRRLDAFVDQHLDVYQSERDFPARPGTSQLSAYLVAGVVSPRQCLHAALQANQGEFESGSVGAVTWINELLWREFYKHILVGFPRVSRHRAFRPETEALAWRNAPEELAAWQQARTGLPIIDAAMRQLLETGWMHNRLRMVVAMFLTKNLLVDWREGERFFMQHLIDGDLAANNGGWQWSASTGTDSAPWFRIFNPLTQSEKFDREGLFIKRWLPELNDLDRQQVHNPISLDGLFGATDYPAPIVNLDQSRERALAAFRNLSARQHAMAEKPGDQRT